Proteins from a genomic interval of Youhaiella tibetensis:
- a CDS encoding IclR family transcriptional regulator, giving the protein MTEQNGLSVKAKPTARSAGSGDESLKSLNKVVRILECFSTSHRTLSLADICARTGYPRSTTHRLLAAMREVGFVEQDRERDHYRLGLRLFEFGNIVLANLELHREGRAIVDALNRLTGHAVHLAVFDGLSAVVIQRTESHADGSVPATMVENSPAYCTSVGKAILAYQPLEVLERVVDAGLKRYTETTITDRASLERELATTRERGFAIDEGEHQPGLRCVGAPIRNQSGAVFAAISVSSPAWQLPLSEIDELNKVVIYHANLISQRLGYVR; this is encoded by the coding sequence ATGACTGAGCAGAACGGTCTTTCGGTCAAGGCGAAGCCGACCGCCCGAAGCGCGGGCTCGGGCGATGAAAGCCTCAAGTCGCTCAACAAGGTCGTCCGCATCCTCGAGTGCTTCTCGACGAGCCATCGCACCCTCTCGCTTGCCGATATCTGCGCCCGGACCGGATACCCCCGGTCGACCACGCACCGGCTGCTCGCCGCCATGCGGGAAGTCGGGTTCGTCGAACAGGACCGGGAACGCGACCATTACCGGCTGGGCCTGCGGCTCTTCGAGTTCGGCAACATCGTCCTGGCCAATCTCGAACTTCACCGCGAGGGGCGCGCCATCGTCGACGCCCTCAACCGACTGACCGGTCACGCGGTGCACCTGGCGGTGTTCGACGGGTTGAGCGCGGTGGTCATCCAGCGCACCGAATCCCATGCCGACGGCAGCGTGCCGGCTACGATGGTCGAGAATTCCCCGGCCTATTGCACGAGCGTGGGCAAGGCCATTCTCGCCTACCAGCCCCTGGAAGTGCTCGAGCGCGTCGTGGACGCGGGGCTCAAGCGCTACACCGAAACCACGATAACCGACCGGGCCAGCCTCGAACGCGAACTGGCGACGACGCGCGAACGGGGATTTGCCATCGACGAGGGCGAGCACCAGCCGGGACTGCGCTGCGTCGGCGCGCCGATCCGCAACCAGTCCGGAGCCGTGTTCGCCGCAATCAGCGTCAGCAGCCCCGCCTGGCAACTTCCGCTGAGCGAGATCGACGAGCTCAACAAGGTGGTGATCTACCACGCCAACCTGATTTCCCAGCGCCTGGGCTATGTTCGCTAG
- a CDS encoding DAK2 domain-containing protein, whose protein sequence is MGLTVTDLRNALTRLQGAMGELEHTLNAADAKLGDGDTGTMLARLVDALAAVDLASETDLGAAFLALAKSGASSTGSSLGTLVVTGLMTAGKATKGRTELPWQELGAVIIAIRDAAMARGKAALGDKTVIDSLTYLARAIEGSSEAGEVAEQAQAALAQALDDFRDRPCGMGRARMFAQKSISLDDPGMLAMARLTGAMTGDA, encoded by the coding sequence ATGGGCCTGACCGTAACGGATCTGCGCAATGCGCTCACGCGCCTGCAGGGCGCAATGGGCGAGCTGGAGCATACGCTCAACGCGGCGGACGCCAAGCTTGGCGACGGCGATACCGGCACGATGCTCGCGCGACTGGTGGACGCGCTGGCCGCGGTCGATCTTGCAAGCGAAACCGATCTCGGCGCCGCTTTCCTGGCGCTTGCCAAAAGCGGCGCCTCCTCTACGGGATCGAGCCTTGGCACGCTCGTCGTGACCGGCCTGATGACGGCGGGCAAGGCGACCAAGGGCAGGACCGAGCTTCCCTGGCAGGAGCTGGGCGCGGTTATCATCGCCATCCGCGACGCGGCGATGGCGCGCGGCAAGGCCGCGCTCGGCGACAAGACCGTCATCGACAGCCTCACCTACCTGGCGCGCGCCATCGAAGGGAGCAGCGAGGCCGGAGAGGTGGCGGAACAGGCGCAGGCCGCCCTCGCGCAGGCCCTCGACGACTTCCGTGACCGCCCCTGCGGCATGGGACGGGCACGCATGTTCGCACAAAAGAGCATCAGCCTGGATGACCCGGGCATGCTGGCCATGGCCCGGCTGACCGGCGCCATGACGGGCGATGCGTGA
- a CDS encoding VOC family protein has protein sequence MAITLVDFPAQTIVGLPVDARFEQLSQFVPRAWRQLFAAVEGEVQFVEVSLPPREGQFREIVGFLADGSTPLPPGTVQLALPAGRFLTQTHVGPLEGIAGAFGELYAHAEANGLAANDLKLDFGYDPALSAAPHQLFLGISTPEMDAFLESLSSPVHNEIGAIFIPVSDIAAARDWYCALLGREPTGDILFGHLWVVPMRAGSGLVLDSKDFGGPHDGKPAFHFNSRDLPAAHAKCAALGVDALGPIVDGMFFTFKDPDGNLLMVADVPPSQHSL, from the coding sequence ATGGCGATTACTCTCGTGGATTTTCCGGCCCAAACGATCGTGGGCCTCCCGGTCGACGCTCGATTCGAGCAGCTGTCGCAATTCGTTCCGCGGGCATGGCGCCAATTGTTCGCCGCCGTCGAAGGCGAAGTGCAGTTCGTCGAGGTCAGCCTGCCGCCACGCGAGGGGCAGTTTCGCGAAATCGTCGGCTTTCTAGCCGACGGCTCGACACCCCTGCCCCCGGGCACGGTCCAGTTGGCCTTGCCCGCCGGCCGCTTCCTGACCCAGACCCATGTGGGCCCGCTCGAGGGCATCGCCGGGGCGTTCGGCGAGCTCTATGCCCATGCCGAGGCGAACGGCCTTGCGGCGAACGATCTCAAGCTCGATTTCGGCTATGACCCGGCGTTGTCCGCAGCGCCGCACCAGCTCTTCCTGGGCATCTCGACCCCCGAGATGGATGCATTCCTCGAAAGCCTATCCAGCCCCGTTCACAACGAAATCGGGGCGATTTTCATCCCGGTCAGCGACATTGCCGCGGCTCGCGACTGGTATTGCGCCCTCCTGGGCCGTGAGCCGACCGGCGATATCCTTTTCGGCCACCTCTGGGTGGTTCCGATGCGGGCGGGGAGCGGGCTGGTGCTCGACAGCAAGGATTTCGGCGGCCCCCATGACGGCAAGCCGGCCTTTCACTTCAACAGCCGCGACCTGCCAGCGGCCCATGCGAAATGCGCGGCGTTGGGCGTCGATGCGCTCGGCCCGATCGTGGACGGGATGTTCTTCACCTTCAAAGACCCGGACGGCAACCTGCTGATGGTGGCGGACGTTCCCCCGAGCCAGCACAGCCTCTAG
- a CDS encoding RraA family protein — translation MSDYDYNNVDWAAIKRLSQWYSGDIHDVLDDYTYGYLAGITPFGVLKPGQVVCGPVSTVLYEPSTRKGQPQDVYHGAIDAVVPGGILMVDSSCAEGSGTGELMSTGAKTRGAVATIVNGTVRDLAEVRKLDYPLFAKGMSPVGVSGRMEPARAQIELDIGGVRVRPGDVIFADVTGVVVIPHELVGVIADAADRNGQGEAVARQRILSGEKLRDVWPVGSTGPV, via the coding sequence ATGAGTGACTACGACTACAACAACGTGGACTGGGCCGCGATCAAGCGCCTGTCGCAGTGGTATTCCGGCGACATCCACGATGTGCTCGACGACTACACCTACGGCTACCTCGCCGGGATCACCCCGTTCGGCGTTCTCAAGCCCGGTCAGGTTGTCTGCGGGCCCGTCTCGACGGTCCTCTACGAACCCAGCACTCGCAAGGGCCAGCCCCAGGACGTCTACCACGGCGCCATCGATGCGGTGGTTCCCGGCGGCATCCTGATGGTGGATTCCTCCTGCGCCGAAGGCTCGGGTACCGGTGAGCTGATGTCCACGGGCGCCAAGACCAGGGGCGCTGTCGCCACCATCGTCAACGGCACCGTTCGCGATCTCGCCGAGGTCCGCAAGCTCGACTACCCTCTCTTCGCCAAGGGCATGAGCCCGGTGGGCGTCTCCGGGCGCATGGAGCCCGCCAGGGCGCAGATCGAACTCGATATCGGCGGCGTGCGCGTGCGTCCGGGAGACGTGATCTTTGCCGACGTCACCGGCGTGGTCGTCATCCCGCACGAACTGGTGGGCGTCATCGCCGATGCCGCTGACAGGAACGGGCAGGGCGAGGCTGTTGCGCGCCAGCGCATTCTCTCGGGCGAAAAGCTCCGCGACGTGTGGCCGGTCGGCTCGACCGGTCCCGTCTGA
- a CDS encoding FadR/GntR family transcriptional regulator, whose amino-acid sequence MVSEPAPFPDRGKLHAAVVAAFEARILSGELKVGDRLPSEAEIGRQYNISTRSVREGLQILETKGLVRRRHGERAEVVRDDVGQFLGSLAETVRALFARDADYLVQLMDVRRMFELEVVGRLAAGEGVLDGDIAKALESMRDAAERQDFTDYATGDAAFHKALVQALGNEILSTVYGNLYALITDVIRVTSRVPSKTMREGVAEHEHIFALIKAGNAAGSQSAMREHIDNSTAYLQQAISAAKNQQNGPTK is encoded by the coding sequence ATGGTGAGCGAACCCGCGCCGTTCCCGGATCGAGGCAAGCTTCATGCTGCCGTGGTTGCGGCATTCGAGGCGCGGATTCTTTCCGGCGAGCTCAAGGTGGGAGATCGTCTCCCATCCGAAGCCGAGATCGGCCGGCAATACAACATCAGCACGCGCTCGGTGCGCGAAGGGTTGCAGATCCTTGAGACCAAGGGTCTGGTGCGGCGGCGCCATGGCGAGCGGGCTGAGGTAGTGCGCGACGATGTCGGGCAGTTCCTCGGCTCGCTCGCAGAGACGGTGCGCGCGCTCTTCGCCCGCGATGCCGACTACCTCGTCCAGCTCATGGATGTGCGGCGCATGTTCGAGCTCGAAGTCGTCGGGCGGCTCGCCGCGGGCGAGGGGGTGCTGGACGGCGACATCGCCAAGGCCCTCGAAAGCATGCGCGACGCGGCCGAACGCCAGGACTTCACCGACTACGCTACCGGCGACGCGGCCTTCCACAAGGCCCTCGTCCAGGCGTTAGGCAACGAAATTCTCTCTACCGTCTACGGCAATCTCTACGCGCTGATCACCGACGTCATCCGCGTCACCAGCCGCGTTCCGAGCAAGACCATGCGCGAAGGCGTGGCCGAGCACGAGCACATCTTCGCCCTCATCAAGGCAGGAAACGCCGCCGGCAGCCAGAGTGCCATGCGCGAGCACATCGACAACAGCACCGCCTATCTCCAGCAGGCGATAAGCGCTGCCAAGAACCAGCAGAACGGACCAACCAAATGA
- a CDS encoding molybdopterin-dependent oxidoreductase codes for MFEQVDRRWLLARLTALACAGALPAGSGLAAAGNADPVILEVSGRVANSRFFTRSDLMALGVTTIETSTSWTTGVHRFEGVLARAVLAEMGPVGSTSVVARALNDYTASIPISDFENYDVIFAWSMDGVPLTRRDKGPLWIIYPRDAVPELADERLEHRWVWQMNRLLLP; via the coding sequence ATGTTCGAGCAGGTCGACCGTCGCTGGTTGCTGGCACGACTGACGGCCCTGGCCTGCGCCGGCGCGCTCCCGGCGGGGAGCGGCCTGGCTGCGGCCGGCAATGCCGACCCGGTGATCCTGGAGGTCAGCGGCCGGGTCGCGAACTCGCGGTTCTTCACACGCTCGGACCTGATGGCACTGGGCGTGACCACAATCGAGACCAGCACGAGCTGGACGACGGGCGTTCATCGCTTCGAGGGCGTGCTGGCGCGCGCGGTGCTGGCGGAAATGGGGCCCGTCGGCTCAACCTCGGTCGTGGCGCGGGCGCTCAACGACTATACGGCGAGCATCCCGATTTCCGACTTCGAGAACTATGACGTGATCTTTGCCTGGAGCATGGATGGCGTTCCCCTCACCCGCCGCGACAAGGGCCCGCTCTGGATAATCTATCCGCGCGACGCCGTCCCCGAGCTGGCCGATGAACGGCTCGAGCATCGCTGGGTGTGGCAGATGAACCGGCTGTTGCTGCCGTGA
- a CDS encoding sensor histidine kinase, with amino-acid sequence MADEPAVAAVRLPGGRTVEVVGVALAVSAFAVLLVFALLRLVEVERDTHAGSKEGVVWAVGQAQYEIQRLLNATNPLNAPSGEEVSLRFDVALSRLQLLEEGAFGERIAEIGGSSVIERAKASLLSMEPLILSSGNEVDRYNRRLARIMPQHVVSLGSVGNELMIKSSVEEGDRRARYSQTLGEVIIAVLGITLTGSFLVFRLIGSLRQADRAEATLRREKNFLSLLLESSGEGICAFDGQCNCTHWNEGMTKMFGVEAADILGKPLLREGFSPDGALTAELLAATLEGGTTYLPAQLSESGAYLEHTICPIQLKGNTIGGIIIVRDVTQRYEALRERQLREVYRDFISMVSHQFRTPLAIIDSTVQRIMRRHAQMDREELLGRAGTIRQAVTGLAQLMDSTLSAARLDSGEMALSLHEVDLAGLLEQVRTRFAVVEPARDIQLDASGLGATVTCDALLLDQVITNLVGNALKYSPADEPVTVTAAEADGWVTISVADRGVGIPVEDRDRLFERFFRASNTTTFPGTGVGLYVSRQIARLHGGDIAVSDGPDGGTVFTLRLPLSIAPAEAIA; translated from the coding sequence GTGGCAGATGAACCGGCTGTTGCTGCCGTGAGGCTGCCGGGCGGTCGCACGGTCGAAGTCGTTGGCGTGGCGCTGGCCGTATCGGCCTTCGCCGTGCTGCTGGTGTTTGCACTGCTGCGCCTGGTCGAGGTCGAGCGCGACACCCATGCGGGCTCCAAGGAGGGCGTGGTCTGGGCGGTGGGCCAGGCCCAGTACGAAATCCAGCGCCTGCTCAACGCCACCAATCCACTGAACGCCCCCTCGGGCGAAGAGGTGAGCCTGCGTTTCGACGTGGCGCTCAGCCGCCTGCAACTGCTCGAGGAAGGGGCGTTCGGCGAGCGGATCGCCGAGATCGGCGGTTCGAGCGTCATCGAGCGGGCGAAGGCAAGTCTCCTGAGCATGGAGCCGCTGATCCTGAGCTCGGGCAACGAGGTGGACCGCTACAACCGGCGGCTCGCCAGGATCATGCCGCAGCACGTGGTTTCGCTCGGGTCGGTCGGCAACGAACTGATGATCAAGAGCAGCGTCGAGGAAGGCGACCGGCGGGCCCGCTACAGCCAGACGCTGGGCGAAGTCATCATCGCCGTCCTCGGGATCACGCTGACCGGCAGCTTCCTGGTGTTCCGGCTGATCGGCAGCCTGCGCCAGGCGGACCGCGCGGAGGCGACGCTGCGGCGGGAAAAGAACTTCCTGTCGCTGCTGCTCGAATCGAGCGGGGAAGGCATCTGCGCCTTCGACGGACAGTGCAACTGCACGCACTGGAACGAGGGCATGACCAAGATGTTCGGCGTCGAGGCGGCGGACATACTAGGCAAGCCTCTGCTGCGTGAGGGATTTTCGCCGGACGGGGCGCTGACGGCCGAGCTGCTCGCCGCAACGCTCGAAGGCGGCACGACCTACCTTCCCGCCCAGCTTTCCGAGAGCGGGGCCTATCTCGAGCACACGATCTGCCCGATCCAGCTCAAGGGGAACACGATCGGCGGGATCATCATCGTCCGGGACGTGACGCAGCGCTACGAGGCGCTGCGCGAGCGGCAGCTGCGCGAGGTCTATCGCGACTTCATCTCGATGGTGTCCCACCAGTTCCGCACGCCGCTGGCCATCATCGATTCCACGGTCCAGCGCATCATGCGCCGCCATGCGCAGATGGACCGCGAGGAGTTGCTGGGGCGCGCCGGGACCATCCGGCAGGCGGTGACGGGCCTGGCGCAACTGATGGACAGCACGCTCAGCGCCGCGCGGCTGGACTCGGGCGAGATGGCGCTGTCGCTGCACGAAGTGGACCTGGCCGGGTTGCTCGAACAGGTGCGGACCCGCTTTGCGGTAGTGGAGCCGGCGCGCGACATCCAGCTCGATGCATCCGGGCTCGGCGCGACCGTGACGTGCGACGCGCTGCTGCTCGACCAGGTGATCACGAACCTGGTGGGGAACGCGCTCAAGTATTCGCCGGCCGACGAGCCCGTTACTGTTACCGCCGCGGAGGCGGACGGCTGGGTGACGATCAGCGTCGCGGACCGGGGCGTCGGGATACCGGTCGAGGACCGGGACCGGCTTTTCGAGCGCTTCTTCCGCGCCAGCAACACCACGACTTTTCCGGGAACGGGCGTAGGCCTTTACGTGTCGCGCCAGATCGCGCGCCTGCACGGTGGCGATATCGCCGTTTCCGACGGACCGGATGGGGGCACGGTCTTTACGCTTCGCCTTCCCTTGTCGATTGCACCTGCCGAGGCCATAGCATGA
- a CDS encoding SDR family oxidoreductase — protein sequence MANLFSVEGKVAIVTGGLGQLGRSFVASLADAGAKVAVFSRRPIEQEALAELFPDHLDNIRVYVASVTDKEALEAATEALCAEWGVPHILVNNAGIDSKPNGAAEQNGPFETYPQKYWDEIIDVNLTGVMLCSQVVGARMAAEGRGSIINVGSIYGLVSPNQALYAYREKRDGVPFFKAVSYAASKSGLLNLTRYVATYWAPKNVRCNLISFGGVKTGSFDKEFIDAFLERVPMGRQAQVSEYNGVIQFLGSDASSYMTGSNVVVDGGFTAW from the coding sequence ATGGCCAACTTGTTTAGCGTTGAGGGCAAGGTCGCGATCGTTACGGGAGGACTTGGCCAGTTGGGGCGGTCGTTCGTTGCGTCCCTGGCCGATGCCGGTGCGAAAGTGGCGGTGTTCAGCCGTCGCCCGATCGAGCAGGAAGCGCTGGCCGAATTGTTTCCCGATCATCTCGACAACATCCGCGTCTACGTCGCCAGCGTGACCGACAAGGAAGCGCTCGAGGCGGCGACCGAAGCGCTCTGCGCCGAATGGGGCGTGCCGCACATCCTGGTCAACAATGCCGGCATCGACTCCAAGCCCAACGGCGCGGCCGAGCAGAACGGTCCCTTCGAGACCTATCCCCAGAAGTACTGGGATGAGATCATCGACGTGAACCTGACCGGCGTGATGCTGTGCTCCCAGGTCGTGGGTGCGCGCATGGCTGCCGAAGGGCGCGGCAGCATCATCAATGTCGGCTCCATCTACGGGCTCGTCTCGCCCAACCAGGCGCTCTATGCCTACCGCGAGAAGCGCGATGGCGTGCCGTTCTTCAAGGCGGTTTCCTACGCCGCCTCCAAGTCCGGCCTGCTCAACCTCACCCGCTACGTGGCAACCTATTGGGCGCCCAAGAACGTGCGCTGCAACCTGATCTCGTTCGGCGGCGTCAAGACCGGCAGCTTCGACAAGGAATTCATCGATGCGTTCCTCGAGCGCGTGCCGATGGGCCGACAGGCCCAGGTCTCCGAGTATAACGGGGTGATCCAGTTCCTCGGCTCGGACGCGTCTTCCTACATGACCGGCTCGAACGTGGTCGTGGATGGCGGGTTTACCGCATGGTGA
- a CDS encoding response regulator produces MTVQSAPAERRLILCVEDERQLRTNVVEELVEAGYEVVEADDGVAALAVLETCVPDLVLCDITMPRMGGYELLREVRARGPELADVPFVFLTALSDRIAVIEGRSAGADDYLTKPVDFDLMLITVKSRLDQVDRVKASANAQAEQRRAQEVARALQRGLNDLTTAFDRVSMGVLLFDAGRNVIYANPQSKGVLGKGLAISNSKLQVQSPAEASLLRAALAKAIDEGENSEFLTISQDAEHPLIVQFISLGRGGTPSGASAAAFLIDTNAPAPLSERLVARLYGFTPTEARVATALARGHQANQILADMGITTTTFAFHLRNIFRKAQVSRQQELVALLARSAVVVQVEGGD; encoded by the coding sequence ATGACTGTCCAAAGCGCGCCCGCCGAGCGTCGGTTGATCCTTTGCGTGGAGGACGAGCGCCAGCTGCGCACCAACGTGGTGGAGGAGCTGGTCGAGGCGGGCTACGAGGTGGTCGAGGCCGATGACGGCGTCGCGGCTCTGGCGGTGCTGGAGACGTGCGTGCCGGACCTGGTGCTCTGCGACATCACCATGCCGCGGATGGGGGGCTATGAGCTGCTGCGCGAGGTGCGTGCGCGCGGGCCCGAACTGGCCGACGTTCCCTTCGTCTTCCTGACCGCCCTCTCGGACCGGATCGCCGTGATCGAGGGGCGGAGCGCCGGGGCGGACGACTACCTGACCAAGCCGGTCGATTTCGACCTCATGCTGATCACCGTCAAGTCGCGGCTCGACCAGGTCGATCGCGTCAAGGCTTCCGCCAACGCGCAGGCCGAGCAACGGCGGGCGCAAGAGGTGGCGCGGGCCCTGCAGCGGGGCCTCAACGACCTGACGACGGCGTTCGACCGGGTGTCCATGGGCGTGCTGCTGTTCGATGCGGGCAGGAACGTCATCTACGCCAACCCGCAATCGAAGGGCGTGCTCGGCAAGGGCCTGGCGATCTCGAACAGCAAGCTGCAGGTGCAATCGCCCGCCGAGGCGAGCCTGCTGCGGGCGGCGCTGGCCAAGGCGATCGACGAAGGGGAGAACTCCGAGTTCCTCACGATTTCCCAGGATGCCGAGCATCCGCTCATCGTCCAGTTCATCAGCCTGGGCCGGGGCGGAACGCCGAGCGGCGCGAGCGCTGCGGCCTTCCTGATCGATACCAACGCCCCTGCTCCGCTGTCGGAGCGGCTGGTGGCCCGGCTCTACGGGTTCACGCCAACCGAAGCTCGGGTGGCGACGGCGCTGGCGCGAGGGCACCAGGCCAACCAGATCCTGGCGGACATGGGGATCACCACGACCACCTTCGCGTTCCACCTGCGCAACATCTTCCGCAAGGCACAGGTCAGCCGCCAGCAGGAGCTGGTGGCGCTGCTGGCGCGCAGCGCGGTGGTGGTGCAGGTCGAGGGTGGGGATTAG
- a CDS encoding peptide ABC transporter substrate-binding protein produces the protein MKRVAPFIIAFSAAGLTMGPAAAMTLNVATFAEAITVFPKAFEGWDVVAIGDCLEGLVTEDAAGRAIPGQAQSWTVSDDGLTYTFRLRPDAMWSDHTPVVAQDFVTAFRWLFDPSNAVEYASLQFQIRNAAALAQGTIADMSQLGVSAPDEHTLVLQLDSPTPYFLEALTHYSAYPVPTARFERLGEAWLTPENVVCNGPFTIQEKQPGGVIHSLRSTTYYDRANVAADEVYYHSFTDLSRGLEMFEKGDIDLVIALPREANAWVQAHVPDESRVEPFLGVYYFVLNQDKPPFDKPEIRRALSMAIDRDRIDPFGLDTPELSAYGWVPEGTAGYPALPPFEPDWAGWPMDQRRVWATAALAKYGYTSAHPLTVQLRYSTVSDDSHQRIAMAVAAMWDAIGVRTELVSASVEDHFNALRTGNFDVGRASWLLDISDPSDVLDIMSKHSDYNFGGYSNPDYEALLASAANERNLSKRADLLRSAEELAVADTAAIPIYWFSIQNLVSRSLEGVVHNPKNVHRSRWISKKD, from the coding sequence TTGAAGCGCGTCGCCCCCTTTATCATCGCCTTTAGCGCGGCCGGCCTCACCATGGGGCCGGCCGCAGCCATGACCCTGAACGTGGCGACCTTCGCCGAAGCCATCACCGTGTTCCCCAAGGCCTTCGAGGGTTGGGATGTCGTTGCCATCGGCGACTGCCTGGAAGGTCTCGTGACCGAAGACGCGGCGGGCCGGGCCATACCCGGCCAGGCGCAGTCCTGGACGGTTTCGGACGATGGGCTCACCTATACTTTCCGCCTGCGCCCGGATGCCATGTGGTCCGACCACACGCCGGTGGTGGCGCAGGATTTCGTCACTGCGTTCCGCTGGCTTTTCGATCCTTCCAATGCTGTCGAATATGCCAGCCTGCAGTTCCAGATCCGCAACGCCGCCGCCCTCGCGCAGGGAACCATCGCGGATATGTCCCAGCTCGGCGTTTCGGCGCCCGACGAGCATACCCTGGTGCTCCAGCTCGATAGCCCCACCCCTTATTTCCTCGAGGCCCTGACGCATTACTCGGCCTACCCGGTCCCCACCGCCCGGTTCGAGCGGCTCGGCGAAGCCTGGCTCACGCCCGAGAACGTCGTCTGCAACGGCCCTTTCACCATCCAGGAGAAGCAGCCCGGCGGGGTCATTCATTCCCTCAGGTCGACCACCTATTACGACCGCGCCAACGTCGCCGCCGACGAGGTCTACTACCACTCCTTCACCGACCTATCGCGAGGCCTTGAGATGTTCGAGAAGGGCGATATCGATCTCGTCATCGCCCTGCCGCGCGAGGCCAATGCCTGGGTCCAGGCTCACGTGCCCGATGAGAGCCGGGTGGAGCCGTTCCTCGGGGTCTATTATTTCGTCCTCAACCAGGACAAGCCGCCCTTCGACAAACCCGAGATCCGCCGGGCCCTGTCGATGGCCATCGACCGCGACCGCATCGATCCCTTCGGCCTCGATACGCCCGAACTCTCGGCCTATGGCTGGGTTCCCGAAGGCACCGCCGGCTACCCGGCCTTGCCGCCCTTCGAGCCCGACTGGGCCGGCTGGCCGATGGATCAGCGCCGGGTCTGGGCCACCGCGGCCCTCGCCAAATATGGCTATACGTCCGCTCATCCCCTCACCGTCCAGCTCCGCTACAGCACGGTGAGCGATGACAGCCATCAGCGCATCGCCATGGCCGTCGCCGCCATGTGGGACGCCATCGGCGTGCGCACCGAACTGGTGAGCGCCAGCGTCGAAGATCACTTCAACGCCCTGCGGACGGGCAATTTCGACGTCGGCCGCGCCAGTTGGCTGCTCGATATCTCCGACCCCTCGGACGTGCTCGATATCATGTCGAAGCACTCCGACTACAACTTCGGCGGCTACTCCAACCCCGACTACGAGGCGCTGCTCGCGTCTGCCGCAAATGAGCGGAATCTGAGCAAGCGCGCCGATCTGCTTCGCAGCGCCGAGGAACTGGCGGTCGCCGACACGGCGGCGATCCCCATCTACTGGTTCTCGATCCAGAACCTGGTGTCGCGCTCGCTCGAGGGGGTCGTCCACAACCCCAAGAACGTCCACCGCAGCCGCTGGATCAGCAAGAAGGACTAG
- a CDS encoding DoxX family protein, with the protein MVLGIGWATWLTWLLVAFFIGDGIMSAIGPEPMRASFVNWGFPSWWHLVNAVVCLAVGLLLLFPATRPFGFLLGFLECFAVFATLIRHGEYAHLPPGVVLFAVLVLAYWGNYGLKLPANAAV; encoded by the coding sequence ATGGTTCTCGGTATCGGCTGGGCGACCTGGCTGACCTGGCTGCTGGTGGCTTTCTTCATCGGCGATGGCATCATGAGCGCAATCGGGCCGGAGCCCATGCGCGCTTCTTTCGTTAATTGGGGCTTCCCCTCCTGGTGGCACCTGGTCAATGCGGTGGTCTGCCTGGCGGTGGGCCTGCTGCTGCTCTTTCCTGCAACGCGCCCGTTCGGCTTCCTCCTGGGTTTCCTCGAGTGCTTCGCCGTCTTTGCCACGCTCATCCGCCACGGCGAATATGCCCACCTGCCGCCGGGCGTTGTGCTCTTTGCAGTGCTGGTCCTGGCCTATTGGGGCAATTACGGGCTCAAGCTGCCTGCTAACGCGGCTGTGTAG